In Spirosoma aureum, a single genomic region encodes these proteins:
- a CDS encoding ligand-binding sensor domain-containing protein produces MRVVLFLGAMLYGWIGLGLLNAQQRPVSFEFRHVQEEDGLSFNFISCFLHDRDGFLWVGTFDGLNRYDGNHFTTFKYLRTNQNGLLNNAVHDLCEDLDGNIWMALEGGIGWYGKKTRQFQYINSMNGRALGSCNNILCDRKGDIWFTSDRQGLFRYLISPGTVQAFPYDPVHDPLGTTTRIVKNGLLLDPHQNGLWIADGRGLRYFDISSRQFTDSHHNPRALPIFTQHHTSALTLDGTERLIFSDNIDHRIVVYNLRTQQIERTVTPVSRAQRDVFDIATIFVDRQHNLWTSSWNHVVFYIEAQTYQCTELTHTNAKNTSIAADFFWAGWQHPDGTIWLGTVNGISYTNPERAFYDVYDLGTLFPELLDERGIISFLEDADGSWWLGTSIRGLLHYFPLTNHLDVYRLPDGTPKYPYGLPITGLQAYGNELYIGTQNALFVFDKSRKTFSGLPLPPVIREKNSYLRNFRMQHDSLWVFGESKQTFCYQLTQKKWTSYPILSPSKDSRFMVRFSLIDQKGNLWLEVYPEGLARFSKQNGQFTLVDVPQNTPHEQTITSFAEDKRGSFWMASGGYGLIRYDPDKKKVSRWTENEGLSYDYCESVLVDRSGTIWIGAHNKFSVFSTAKNRFLNFTLPLNQSNIEYQNYLFPLRNGHILSAQKGYLVELKPEKINRPPTKETVLISSMVLPDTTYLLPGSGNEIHLAATDNTFSIQFSVLAQLQETPYRYLYKLEGYDNNWLEAITPGSISYGKLPGGNYAFQVKAVDINGVETPVSTLAIHIDTLFYKSMWFWALIALMVLGLLYRSIRSKAYQTAKLHHLNLQATRLERDKAEIHYQNLINHLNPHFLFNSLTSLNSLILTKPKEASLFLRKLSAIYRYILQNKDKEVISLADELSFARNYVELQKSRFDEGLMVSFTMDPQLLERQIVPVTIQNLIENAIKHNTIEDENPLIIQVYTEAESLIVRNTLQRKLFVETSNKQGLASLKSLYHYLSKREVEVNETATHFTVIVPLF; encoded by the coding sequence ATGAGAGTCGTTCTTTTTTTAGGGGCCATGCTATACGGCTGGATCGGGCTGGGGTTACTTAATGCTCAGCAACGACCCGTGTCATTCGAGTTTCGGCACGTGCAGGAGGAAGATGGGTTAAGTTTCAATTTTATCAGTTGCTTTCTGCACGACCGTGATGGTTTCCTGTGGGTCGGTACATTCGATGGCTTAAATCGCTACGATGGAAATCATTTTACAACCTTCAAATACCTTCGTACCAACCAGAATGGGCTACTGAATAACGCCGTACATGACCTCTGCGAAGATCTTGATGGCAACATCTGGATGGCCCTGGAAGGGGGAATTGGGTGGTACGGAAAAAAAACGAGGCAGTTTCAGTACATCAATTCAATGAACGGTCGTGCACTCGGCTCGTGCAACAATATTCTCTGTGATCGGAAGGGTGATATTTGGTTCACAAGTGATCGGCAGGGCTTGTTTCGGTACCTGATTTCACCAGGAACGGTTCAAGCTTTTCCGTATGATCCTGTTCACGATCCGTTGGGAACAACGACCCGAATTGTGAAAAACGGTCTGCTGCTGGACCCTCATCAGAATGGACTCTGGATAGCAGATGGTAGGGGACTGCGCTATTTTGACATCAGCAGCCGACAATTTACCGATAGCCATCATAATCCCCGCGCATTACCCATCTTTACGCAACATCATACATCGGCGCTAACGTTGGATGGTACGGAGCGATTGATTTTCTCGGACAACATCGATCACCGGATCGTTGTCTACAATTTGCGCACGCAGCAGATTGAGCGGACAGTTACACCGGTTAGCCGGGCTCAACGCGACGTATTTGACATTGCCACTATTTTTGTGGATCGGCAACATAACCTCTGGACCAGTTCCTGGAATCATGTCGTGTTTTACATCGAAGCCCAGACCTATCAGTGTACAGAACTAACTCATACGAATGCGAAGAATACATCGATAGCAGCCGATTTTTTCTGGGCAGGCTGGCAACATCCTGATGGTACAATCTGGCTGGGAACCGTCAATGGTATTTCCTACACAAATCCAGAGCGGGCTTTTTATGATGTATATGACTTGGGTACATTGTTTCCCGAACTACTAGACGAGCGGGGTATTATCAGCTTTCTGGAAGATGCTGATGGTTCCTGGTGGCTTGGCACCTCAATCCGCGGGCTCCTGCACTATTTTCCCTTAACAAATCATCTCGACGTATATAGGCTACCGGATGGAACACCGAAGTATCCGTATGGCTTGCCAATCACTGGTTTGCAGGCTTACGGAAATGAATTATATATCGGAACTCAAAATGCGTTGTTCGTATTCGATAAATCCCGAAAAACGTTCTCCGGCCTACCGTTGCCACCAGTGATTCGGGAGAAGAATAGTTACCTCCGAAACTTTCGAATGCAACACGACAGTTTGTGGGTTTTTGGAGAAAGCAAACAAACATTTTGCTACCAGCTTACTCAAAAAAAATGGACAAGCTATCCGATCCTGTCACCATCGAAAGACTCCAGATTTATGGTGCGGTTTTCCCTTATCGATCAGAAAGGAAATCTCTGGCTGGAAGTATATCCGGAGGGGCTTGCCCGATTTTCGAAACAGAATGGCCAGTTTACGCTGGTCGATGTACCGCAGAACACACCTCATGAGCAAACAATTACCTCGTTTGCCGAGGATAAAAGGGGGAGTTTCTGGATGGCCTCTGGTGGATACGGTTTGATACGGTATGATCCTGATAAAAAAAAGGTCAGCCGCTGGACAGAGAATGAAGGACTTTCCTACGATTATTGCGAGTCAGTTCTGGTGGACCGTTCGGGTACGATCTGGATAGGTGCTCACAATAAGTTTTCGGTGTTTTCCACTGCGAAGAATCGCTTTCTGAATTTTACGTTACCACTGAACCAATCGAATATCGAATACCAGAACTATCTGTTCCCTTTGCGAAACGGGCATATTCTCTCGGCGCAAAAAGGGTATCTGGTTGAGCTTAAACCCGAAAAAATTAATCGCCCACCAACAAAAGAGACGGTGCTGATCAGCAGTATGGTACTGCCTGACACAACGTATCTGCTGCCGGGTTCGGGCAATGAAATTCACCTGGCGGCAACTGACAATACTTTTTCAATTCAGTTTTCTGTCTTGGCGCAGCTTCAGGAAACGCCCTATCGCTACCTGTACAAACTCGAAGGGTACGACAACAACTGGCTGGAAGCAATTACACCGGGGAGTATTTCATACGGTAAACTGCCCGGTGGCAACTATGCATTTCAGGTGAAAGCGGTCGATATTAATGGGGTCGAAACGCCAGTCAGTACCCTGGCTATTCATATCGATACACTCTTTTATAAATCGATGTGGTTCTGGGCACTGATTGCCCTGATGGTACTGGGATTACTGTATCGCTCGATTCGATCAAAAGCGTATCAAACCGCGAAACTACACCACCTAAACCTACAGGCAACCCGGCTGGAGCGCGATAAGGCCGAAATCCATTATCAGAACCTGATCAATCACCTGAATCCGCACTTCCTGTTCAATAGCCTGACGTCGTTAAATAGCCTGATACTGACAAAGCCCAAAGAAGCATCGCTGTTTTTGAGAAAGTTGTCGGCCATCTACCGGTATATCCTGCAAAATAAAGATAAGGAAGTGATCAGCCTGGCCGATGAGCTCTCTTTTGCCCGGAATTATGTTGAACTCCAGAAGTCACGATTCGATGAGGGGCTTATGGTGAGTTTTACGATGGATCCTCAATTGCTTGAGCGGCAGATTGTGCCCGTAACAATTCAGAATCTGATTGAAAATGCCATCAAACATAATACCATCGAAGATGAGAATCCGCTCATCATTCAGGTGTATACCGAAGCCGAAAGCCTGATTGTCAGGAATACCCTTCAGCGGAAACTATTCGTGGAAACTTCGAATAAACAGGGTTTGGCCAGTCTTAAATCACTCTACCATTATTTAAGTAAGCGTGAGGTAGAAGTAAACGAAACGGCAACGCATTTTACAGTAATTGTACCACTATTCTGA
- a CDS encoding alpha/beta fold hydrolase, which translates to MTNSSILIGLLTLFLLPISNAQSQPGVVRTLEPCACPVAVDTSFRTRCAYLIVPENRKLKNGKTIKLPFVLVQSKNPNKRKDPLLFTGGGPGGSSLGWARGVAQSPIINDRDCIAFEQRGTRYALPNLWSGELDDAIRESYRKNLNKDSMMVVGVKRYKKALEAKGIDLSGYNTDETVSDIHDLLATLQIDSVNLSGISYSGGLMLAVLQKDPARIRSLILDSPLPTFVPIDEDEPANFNESLTVLFRHVDKDSTNKALYSNLKEKFERYFTSIDGKSFNIPYVEKGTTDTLRIQYTRSDLLGVLVNTRMKHIPYVITEMIKGNHYNYIKRTLDGIFEHNSAPSGMRISVYCADQTAYHSEKVGHQLYDAYPYLKGYHINDVYKELCDCWKVPPIRPETKQPFYSNKPALLADGEMDNACRPLYIDMIHHYMPNSQRLLFTNHAHGVGGDDMTRFMQLFLDKPYRKIESNKNDIIAY; encoded by the coding sequence ATGACTAACTCTTCGATACTGATAGGTCTGTTGACGCTATTTCTGCTACCCATTTCGAATGCCCAAAGCCAGCCGGGCGTTGTCCGTACGCTTGAGCCATGCGCTTGCCCGGTAGCGGTAGACACGAGCTTTCGCACCCGCTGTGCTTACCTGATTGTGCCCGAGAACCGGAAACTAAAGAATGGAAAAACCATTAAGCTGCCCTTTGTGCTGGTACAAAGTAAGAATCCCAATAAAAGGAAAGACCCGCTTCTGTTTACGGGCGGTGGGCCAGGAGGCAGTTCGCTGGGTTGGGCCAGGGGAGTTGCCCAAAGCCCAATCATCAACGACCGCGATTGCATTGCCTTTGAGCAGCGGGGCACGCGCTATGCTCTCCCTAATCTATGGAGCGGTGAATTAGATGATGCAATTAGAGAGTCTTACCGCAAAAATCTGAATAAAGACAGTATGATGGTTGTTGGCGTTAAACGCTACAAAAAGGCGCTGGAAGCAAAAGGAATTGACCTCTCAGGCTACAACACCGACGAAACCGTATCGGACATTCACGACCTGCTGGCCACTTTACAGATCGATTCCGTCAATCTGTCGGGTATCTCCTATAGTGGTGGGCTCATGCTGGCCGTGCTTCAGAAAGACCCTGCCCGGATTCGATCCTTGATTCTGGATTCACCGCTCCCAACGTTCGTTCCGATCGATGAAGATGAGCCAGCCAATTTTAACGAATCACTCACTGTCTTATTCCGCCATGTCGATAAAGATTCGACTAATAAAGCATTGTATAGCAATCTGAAAGAGAAATTCGAGCGCTATTTCACCTCCATCGATGGGAAATCATTTAATATTCCTTATGTGGAAAAGGGCACTACCGATACACTGCGTATTCAGTACACCAGAAGCGACTTATTAGGCGTTCTCGTGAACACGCGCATGAAACACATTCCTTATGTGATTACCGAAATGATAAAAGGGAATCACTATAATTACATTAAACGAACCCTTGATGGCATTTTTGAACACAATTCGGCTCCTTCAGGCATGAGAATTTCGGTTTATTGTGCCGACCAGACCGCTTATCACAGCGAGAAAGTAGGCCACCAACTCTATGATGCATACCCCTACTTAAAGGGTTATCACATTAACGATGTCTATAAAGAACTGTGTGATTGCTGGAAGGTTCCACCCATAAGACCGGAAACCAAGCAACCTTTCTATTCCAACAAACCGGCCTTATTAGCCGATGGCGAAATGGACAATGCCTGCCGACCTCTTTACATCGACATGATTCATCATTATATGCCGAATAGCCAGCGGTTGCTTTTCACCAATCATGCACATGGGGTTGGCGGTGACGATATGACTCGTTTTATGCAGTTATTCCTCGATAAGCCGTACCGGAAAATAGAATCGAATAAGAACGATATTATTGCCTATTGA
- a CDS encoding NAD(P)/FAD-dependent oxidoreductase, with translation MRHITILGNGIAGITAAREIRKKSDDRITVVSAETDHFFSRTALMYVYMGHLEFHHTKPYEDWFWAKNRIELVRAQVTSVEFDKKRLICSDGQTLSYDVLILAVGSKPNFFGWPGQQLRGVQGLYGKPDLDQMEASTKGIGQAVIVGGGLIGIELCEMLNSRGIQVSFLVREDSFWNSVLPAEESALVTRHIREHHIDIQTKTELAEMKGDDTGRVKSVITKDGTEIPAQFVGISVGVSPSIDFLKNTPLETDRGILVSPYLETNMADVYAIGDCVQHRTPPPGRKPVEQIWYTGRMMGETVARTILGNRTSYQPGVFFNSAKFFDIEYQTYGTVSNQLPDGEQSFYWEHLSGKIALRINYRETGGAVVGMNTFGIRQRQEVWQQWIVEGKDIRYVLEHLPQANFDPEFFRQYEPAIIAQFNAENPGRELKLKAKKGLFNLFKG, from the coding sequence ATGCGCCATATCACTATTCTTGGTAACGGCATTGCTGGTATCACCGCTGCCCGTGAGATCCGTAAAAAAAGTGATGACCGTATTACAGTCGTCTCTGCTGAAACCGATCATTTCTTCTCCCGGACCGCTCTGATGTACGTTTATATGGGGCATCTGGAGTTTCACCATACAAAGCCTTATGAGGATTGGTTTTGGGCGAAAAACCGGATCGAGCTGGTAAGAGCACAGGTAACAAGTGTGGAATTTGACAAGAAGAGACTTATATGTTCTGATGGACAGACACTTTCGTATGATGTATTGATTCTGGCGGTTGGCTCTAAACCAAATTTTTTCGGTTGGCCGGGGCAGCAGTTGAGGGGCGTTCAGGGACTATATGGGAAACCTGATCTCGACCAAATGGAGGCCAGTACAAAAGGGATCGGGCAGGCGGTAATCGTTGGAGGAGGGTTAATTGGCATCGAACTCTGCGAAATGTTGAATTCGCGCGGGATTCAGGTTTCGTTTCTGGTACGCGAAGATAGTTTCTGGAACTCTGTGTTACCCGCCGAAGAATCGGCGTTAGTGACCCGTCATATTCGGGAGCATCACATCGATATCCAGACCAAGACGGAACTGGCCGAAATGAAGGGTGATGATACGGGCCGGGTTAAGTCGGTTATCACGAAGGATGGTACCGAAATTCCGGCTCAGTTTGTGGGCATATCCGTTGGCGTTAGTCCCAGTATTGATTTCCTGAAAAATACCCCTCTGGAAACTGACAGAGGTATTCTGGTCAGTCCATATCTGGAAACAAACATGGCGGACGTGTATGCTATTGGTGATTGCGTGCAGCACCGAACACCCCCGCCGGGTCGGAAGCCAGTGGAGCAGATCTGGTATACGGGGCGCATGATGGGCGAAACCGTTGCCAGAACAATTCTGGGTAATCGAACATCGTATCAGCCAGGAGTTTTCTTTAACTCAGCGAAGTTTTTCGATATTGAATATCAAACCTATGGTACTGTTTCTAATCAGCTTCCCGATGGCGAGCAATCGTTTTATTGGGAACATCTGAGCGGGAAAATTGCCTTACGGATTAATTATCGGGAGACTGGCGGAGCCGTAGTCGGTATGAACACCTTCGGAATTCGGCAACGGCAGGAAGTTTGGCAGCAGTGGATTGTTGAGGGTAAAGACATACGCTATGTGCTGGAGCACCTCCCTCAGGCTAACTTCGATCCGGAGTTTTTTCGGCAGTACGAGCCTGCGATAATAGCGCAGTTCAATGCTGAAAACCCAGGTCGCGAGCTGAAGTTAAAGGCAAAAAAAGGGTTATTTAATTTGTTTAAAGGTTGA
- a CDS encoding globin domain-containing protein, which produces MRTKMTPQQFIVVKQSWRLLRAINPALLGEVFYGQLFMRYPALRPLFPGKMESQYQKLVDMLSLIITRLDRETVTEEIALLAQRHKGYGVKSEHFDAVGQSLLWTLEQGLGRDWNDTVRTAWEACYTDLRNAMLEKM; this is translated from the coding sequence ATGAGAACGAAAATGACACCCCAGCAATTTATAGTTGTTAAGCAGAGCTGGAGGCTCCTTCGGGCTATTAACCCAGCTTTACTGGGAGAAGTGTTTTACGGGCAGTTATTTATGCGCTATCCCGCGTTGCGGCCCTTGTTCCCCGGCAAAATGGAAAGTCAATACCAAAAACTAGTTGATATGCTCAGCCTGATCATCACTCGTCTTGACCGCGAAACGGTAACCGAAGAAATTGCCCTGTTAGCCCAGCGCCACAAAGGCTATGGTGTTAAGTCCGAACATTTTGACGCGGTAGGACAATCTCTTTTATGGACGCTGGAACAAGGCTTAGGAAGAGACTGGAACGATACTGTTCGAACAGCCTGGGAAGCCTGCTACACGGATCTTCGTAACGCCATGCTGGAGAAAATGTAG
- a CDS encoding AMP-binding protein encodes METTVLQDQPYKTLVHFFYEWERSQPYKVFLRQPVGDHFIDITWGEAGRQVRIMSTYLNSLGLPPRSNIGLVSKNCAHWLIADMAILMSGHVSVPFYPTLTGPQLGQVLDHSECKVLFVGKLDDWASMKTGVDDNVHKIAFPSYSPDKPSVDSEATQWNDVMANYAPMKSNPVPALADLFTIIYTSGTTGNPKGVMITYNAMVQAIDKTHRQMAHDLPETRFFSYLPLCHIAERNIVEATSIATGGTVYFAESLETFARNLAIARPTHFLAVPRIWTRFQMGVLAKMPQKKLDWILRIPILSGIVARKIRKGIGLDDAKIILTGAAPMPLSLLLWFRRLGIHIQEAYGMTENLGAVSMMPPDQIKDGTVGRVNEGMEVRTDPITGEIMTRSRWNMVGYYREPALTAATLKDGWLYTGDVGELDEDGFLKITGRVKEMYKSPKGEYIAPAQIEFGFADNNNIEQICVTGQQLPQPIALVVLSEAARKTDRPTITQSLEKTLTGLNQRVHTYERVRKLIVVKEPWTVENNLMTPTMKMKRNIIDAHYGTYYEPWFSREEVVVWEE; translated from the coding sequence CCGGTAGGTGATCATTTTATCGATATTACCTGGGGAGAAGCCGGTCGGCAGGTACGGATAATGTCCACCTATCTGAACTCGCTCGGTTTGCCGCCCAGGAGTAATATAGGACTCGTTTCCAAGAATTGTGCACATTGGCTTATCGCCGATATGGCGATTCTGATGAGTGGACACGTATCAGTGCCTTTTTATCCGACATTGACCGGCCCGCAATTAGGGCAGGTGCTTGACCACAGCGAATGCAAGGTCTTGTTTGTTGGCAAACTGGACGATTGGGCGTCTATGAAAACTGGTGTTGATGATAACGTCCATAAAATTGCTTTTCCATCCTATTCACCGGACAAGCCGTCAGTCGATAGCGAAGCTACTCAATGGAATGATGTCATGGCGAATTATGCGCCCATGAAAAGCAATCCGGTGCCGGCATTGGCGGATTTATTTACGATTATCTACACATCTGGCACAACTGGCAATCCGAAAGGGGTTATGATTACCTACAATGCCATGGTGCAGGCAATCGATAAAACCCATCGCCAGATGGCTCATGATCTACCCGAAACACGTTTTTTCTCGTACCTGCCGTTATGCCATATTGCCGAGCGGAATATAGTTGAAGCGACCAGCATCGCTACCGGCGGAACCGTATATTTTGCAGAATCGCTGGAAACCTTTGCCCGAAATCTGGCGATTGCCCGTCCGACTCATTTTCTGGCCGTACCCCGAATCTGGACACGTTTCCAGATGGGCGTTCTGGCTAAGATGCCACAGAAAAAATTAGACTGGATCTTACGTATACCAATTCTGTCGGGCATTGTTGCCCGTAAGATTCGAAAGGGCATTGGCCTCGATGATGCAAAAATAATTCTAACAGGTGCTGCGCCCATGCCACTCTCGTTGCTCCTGTGGTTTCGGCGATTAGGTATTCATATCCAGGAAGCTTATGGCATGACCGAAAACCTGGGGGCGGTATCGATGATGCCTCCTGACCAGATTAAAGACGGGACCGTAGGACGCGTGAATGAGGGGATGGAGGTGCGTACCGACCCTATTACTGGTGAGATCATGACACGTTCGCGGTGGAATATGGTCGGTTATTATCGGGAACCAGCCCTGACGGCAGCAACCCTGAAGGATGGTTGGCTGTATACGGGCGATGTGGGTGAGTTGGATGAGGATGGTTTTCTGAAAATCACCGGCCGGGTTAAGGAAATGTATAAGAGTCCCAAAGGGGAATACATTGCGCCTGCGCAGATTGAATTTGGCTTTGCTGATAATAACAACATCGAACAGATCTGCGTAACGGGACAGCAGTTGCCGCAACCGATAGCGCTGGTTGTTCTTTCGGAGGCCGCCCGAAAAACAGATCGGCCGACGATAACGCAAAGTCTGGAAAAAACGCTTACAGGCTTGAATCAGCGGGTGCATACCTACGAAAGAGTCAGGAAACTCATTGTTGTAAAAGAACCCTGGACCGTTGAAAATAATCTGATGACGCCCACCATGAAAATGAAACGTAACATTATTGATGCCCACTACGGCACCTACTATGAACCCTGGTTTAGCCGGGAAGAAGTGGTAGTCTGGGAAGAATAA
- a CDS encoding aminotransferase class V-fold PLP-dependent enzyme, translating into MPQSRRSFMRQLGAAAASPLVLPDWSETNTLTSLQQFPETLKSPQQWAQDEDFWAWVKTEFTVSPNVLNLNNGGVSPQPKSVQDAHIRFYQFANEAPSFYMWRVLDQGREALRSKLADLSGCLPDELAINRNSTEGLNTVIFGLNLKPGDEIVLTKQDYPNMINAWKQREKRDGIKLVWLDLTLPSENEDELVAKYVKAFTPRTKVVHITHIINWIGQIMPVRKIADAAHAKGIEVICDGAHSYAHLDYKIPDLGCDYYATSLHKWLCAPFGSGMLYIRKDKIKNVWALLSNTEPDGADIRKFESLGTRSFASEMAIGTAVDFHQAIGSARKQARLHYLKNYWAERVRDLPGVHVHTSLKPEWAGAIALFSVDGMKSTEVDSQLFGSHKIHAVGIDWENIHGVRVTPHVYTTPKDLDRLVAAIASMAGKQKKS; encoded by the coding sequence ATGCCTCAATCCCGTCGATCCTTCATGCGACAGCTTGGCGCGGCAGCCGCCAGTCCATTGGTCCTGCCCGACTGGTCTGAAACAAACACGCTGACGTCATTACAGCAGTTTCCTGAGACGTTAAAATCACCGCAACAGTGGGCACAGGACGAAGATTTCTGGGCATGGGTTAAAACTGAGTTTACGGTTTCACCAAACGTACTCAACCTTAATAATGGCGGAGTTAGCCCGCAGCCGAAGTCGGTACAGGATGCGCACATTCGGTTCTATCAATTCGCGAACGAAGCGCCGTCATTCTACATGTGGCGGGTTCTGGATCAGGGGCGGGAAGCATTGCGGTCAAAGCTGGCCGATCTTTCGGGGTGCTTACCCGATGAACTGGCCATCAATCGTAATTCGACCGAAGGGCTGAACACCGTAATTTTTGGCTTGAATCTCAAACCGGGCGATGAAATCGTATTGACCAAACAGGACTATCCGAATATGATCAATGCCTGGAAACAGCGTGAGAAACGGGATGGTATCAAACTGGTCTGGCTTGATTTGACATTGCCTTCCGAAAACGAAGATGAACTGGTGGCGAAGTACGTGAAAGCGTTTACTCCCCGCACAAAGGTGGTTCATATTACACACATCATCAATTGGATCGGTCAGATAATGCCAGTCCGAAAAATTGCCGATGCTGCTCATGCTAAAGGCATTGAGGTTATTTGCGATGGTGCACATTCGTATGCTCACCTCGACTACAAAATTCCCGATCTCGGCTGCGATTATTATGCTACCAGCCTCCATAAATGGCTCTGTGCGCCATTCGGCAGCGGTATGCTTTACATCAGGAAAGACAAAATAAAAAACGTTTGGGCGCTGCTATCGAACACTGAACCCGACGGGGCAGATATTCGGAAGTTTGAGTCGCTGGGGACGCGGTCGTTTGCGTCCGAAATGGCGATTGGAACCGCCGTCGATTTTCATCAGGCCATTGGGTCGGCCCGGAAGCAGGCTCGATTACATTACCTCAAAAACTACTGGGCCGAACGGGTTCGTGACCTTCCGGGTGTACATGTGCATACGTCGCTCAAACCTGAGTGGGCAGGAGCTATCGCGCTGTTCTCGGTTGATGGTATGAAATCGACGGAAGTCGATAGCCAGTTATTCGGATCACATAAGATTCACGCTGTTGGCATTGACTGGGAGAATATTCACGGTGTCCGCGTAACTCCTCATGTATACACGACACCGAAAGACCTCGATCGCCTGGTTGCGGCTATTGCCAGTATGGCAGGCAAGCAGAAAAAGAGTTAA
- a CDS encoding LytR/AlgR family response regulator transcription factor produces the protein MNALIIEDEKLVALELMASIAEVDPGIKIIGTVGSVKTALRWFAENAEPDVIFADVQLADGVSFTVFDRFKLSCPIIFTTAYNEYAIQAFKVNGIDYLLKPVDWDELRHAINKARTLTKAQGNVAVDIQKLMLALNVPVKPVFKEHFLGNTRNSWVPVKVAEVSLFTRDQLNFMVTNTGERYILDYDSLDEIETLLNPDQFYRTNRHTIVNLEAVQSVKGMSNLKLIVKLKAPNHLIDIEISRDKAPSFKKWLEK, from the coding sequence ATGAACGCGCTCATCATTGAAGACGAAAAGTTAGTTGCCCTTGAGCTGATGGCGAGTATCGCTGAAGTCGATCCGGGTATTAAGATTATTGGAACCGTAGGCTCTGTGAAAACAGCGCTCCGTTGGTTTGCCGAAAATGCCGAACCCGATGTGATCTTTGCTGATGTTCAACTGGCTGATGGTGTGAGTTTTACGGTCTTCGATCGATTTAAGCTTTCGTGCCCGATCATTTTTACGACGGCTTATAATGAATATGCTATTCAGGCCTTTAAAGTGAATGGAATCGATTACCTGCTCAAACCCGTCGACTGGGATGAGCTACGACATGCCATTAACAAAGCCCGTACGCTGACTAAAGCCCAGGGTAATGTAGCTGTTGATATCCAAAAGTTGATGCTCGCGCTGAATGTACCCGTGAAGCCGGTATTTAAAGAGCATTTTCTCGGAAATACCCGCAACAGCTGGGTGCCCGTTAAAGTGGCGGAGGTCTCTTTATTTACCCGCGATCAATTGAATTTTATGGTCACTAACACGGGTGAGCGGTATATTCTGGATTATGACTCGCTCGACGAAATTGAAACACTGCTTAACCCCGACCAGTTTTACCGCACCAATCGACACACGATCGTTAACCTGGAGGCTGTGCAGAGCGTGAAAGGAATGAGTAATCTTAAACTCATTGTGAAGCTTAAAGCCCCTAATCATTTAATTGACATCGAAATCAGCCGCGATAAAGCCCCTTCCTTTAAAAAATGGCTCGAAAAATGA
- a CDS encoding AraC family transcriptional regulator produces the protein MTEIFDNIRKLYRFYTPRHELANYIEFFSESSAEETYHHVGDNRFIIKMFPSWTPTFYINLGQPYQLAVGANRFLIQKSTDVLILRNNIVERHNLPTDHIFTIKFFPGGLEAILGINQVQFSDQVVKLETVLPEALIHRVKQLTDFDQRIELLENFFLNQYKKKKASAYYVDVVQKAIEIQAASNMEFTSSQLASELFATNKTLYRYFIRVIGTTPKQYFATVRARMALAGYVANKKLFSPDDYGYYDMSHFYKDVIRFTGSKLIENVG, from the coding sequence ATGACCGAGATTTTCGATAATATTCGAAAGCTCTACCGATTCTACACACCCCGCCATGAACTCGCCAATTATATTGAGTTTTTCTCTGAATCATCGGCGGAAGAAACCTATCATCATGTCGGTGATAATCGATTCATCATCAAGATGTTTCCCAGCTGGACACCGACTTTCTATATCAATTTAGGGCAACCTTATCAGTTAGCTGTTGGCGCTAACCGCTTCCTGATTCAAAAGAGTACGGATGTACTTATCCTGAGAAATAATATCGTTGAACGGCATAATTTGCCAACAGATCACATTTTCACCATCAAGTTTTTTCCGGGCGGGCTCGAAGCGATACTGGGTATCAATCAGGTTCAGTTTTCCGACCAGGTGGTGAAATTAGAAACCGTTTTGCCTGAAGCCCTGATTCATCGGGTCAAACAATTAACTGATTTTGACCAGCGTATCGAATTGCTTGAGAATTTCTTTTTAAACCAATACAAGAAGAAAAAAGCCAGTGCGTATTACGTTGATGTCGTGCAAAAAGCCATTGAAATCCAGGCAGCCAGTAACATGGAATTTACGAGCAGCCAACTGGCTAGTGAGCTATTTGCGACCAACAAAACTCTTTATCGCTACTTTATTAGGGTGATCGGCACCACACCCAAACAGTATTTCGCTACCGTACGAGCCAGAATGGCCTTAGCTGGTTATGTAGCCAATAAAAAACTATTTTCTCCCGACGATTATGGCTATTACGATATGAGCCATTTCTACAAAGACGTCATCCGGTTCACTGGCAGTAAATTAATTGAGAACGTCGGTTGA